gaggacgcaaggtaagtcgatctaagagacgtcgacttcagctaagctattcttgtagctgaagttgcgtatcttagatcgatcctcccctcccccccagtgtagaccagcccacagaAAGCATACCTATCCTATGATCTTATGCTCCATCTGCTTGACCTGCAGAAGCACAAACTGAAAACCAATGTAAATTTGGGAGTACTGATGGTAGGGAGATATTAAGTACCATAATTGCATCATCATAAGGAATTACAAAATAATGGGGAAAGAAATTGGCTTCTGAGAGAAGTACAATCCATATAGAATAAAAAAAGAGTTCTACTTCACATTGTATAGTGCTTTTAGTGTACTGTAGAATTAAGAAATTCTGTTTGCAGAATGGCTAAGATACAATGATCAAAATTCCGCTTTTTCCTCCATATATTAACAGCATTTGTGTGTATAATCAAAGAATCTCGGATTTgcatttttactttgtttaggATTAATTAAGTACTTCAACGTATGAAACACTGTAGTTATAAACCACTGTTTGGGTGATATCATAAATGGAAAATTCAAAGAAGGTCTGGATAGGACAGAGAATTTGACAATGGAATTAAAATCCTTTCATGTAAAGCAGGGACCCCTACCACCACATTCCTCAGAATACAATTGACATGTCCCGAAGTTGCCTAATGCTTGCACCtcagtttttcaaagacaagCATTCCATTTGCAACCAACTTCCTGCTGCACTTCATTAGCTTTGCCACTTCCCACACCTATAGCATAGCACCCAAGGACAACACACACACTTGCTTTACCCTGGACATCTGGAGCTCACCCTTCACCGCCTTCTGATCTTCACCAACACCAGTCAATGCTTTCCTCCCCATTCCAAGTCTTAGCTAGAAAGAACAGTCCCAGGAAATGCAAACTTCAGAGTGCAGCTCACTAGATGCTGGTTGTCAACCATTGCAGTCACACAACAGTCACTTCACAAGCTTACATTAGGCTAAGAAATACcatgtgtgaaatcctggcccagttGAAGTTAGAGGTAATTTTGCCATAGATTTCCAGCAGGGTCAAGATTTCATCCTGGGACCTCGAGCTCAATTCAAAAAaagaggttgtgaaagctagtgTGCACAGGAAGTAGAACAGTCTCAGTGACCCACCATTCTTGACTCCGCTTTCACAAGAGACAGGAAGACCACTAACCTCAGCACTTTCGgaacaaaatgcaaaaatctACTTCTGTACACTAGTCTCTTGGACTTAATTAGCAAgagtctgaaaaaaataaaatacaaaaatctttACTATGAGAAACTGATCAGAATTTGTGTGTTTCATTTCAGTGGCTGAACAAGCGGAGTCCATTGATAACCCATTGCATGAAGCTGCCAAAagaggtgggtgtgggtgtgtggttTGGACTATGATACCTTGGACTTCTCATTTCgagaattttaaattttgtaatgcCAAAAGAAGTCTCTTTGTGGTTTGTGTATGTGTGCCAACAAAggcattttatttgaattttaaatactGAATGTGCTGCATATTTTGGCTGGTTAACCTGACTATTTTGAATACATTTGGTATCTAAATTCTGCAGCACTGAgaagcagagtgtgtgtgtgtgtgggggggagctgtTTACCAGATTGTAAATGGATGCAATATATAATGTGTTTGTCCTATTCCATCACTGATTAGCTTCTAAGGCGGGGGGAAAATTGTCCTCTGAACAAGATGTTTAATAAGTTGGACTATTCCCCCCCCCATAACTTATAGCAATAACTAAATTACTGCCAAACACTGTTTCTAATGAATCGCTAAACAAAAATTAAGATCTAATGCAACATAGCATTCATACAGAGCTAAATGCCTTTAATGGTTCTGCTACTcaatttgttttctatttgtttcAGGAAACCTGAGCTGGTTGAGAGAGTGCTTGGATAACCAAGTTGGTGTAAATGGTTTAGACAAAGCTGGAAGCACAGCTTTGTACTGGGCGTGCCATGGTGGGCACAAAGGTACAGTATAACACTCCAACTCTACTGTTTATGTTCCAGTTTTCTCTATTTGCTGGGCTAATGGACCAGTTACTACTTAATTTGCTGTATTCAGTAACAAAAAGTCTATACTCTTATGTAATTCAggttagcaataaataaataaaaacaagccaGCAGAGAAGGGCTCAGATCTGTCAAATGtaatgcatgtttttaaaatgtaacctcTTTAAATCCTTTTACTTTAAAAGCAGACAGACATTCTTAATCACTATCATAAAATAGTATGATTATAAAAAATGAGAGATGAAATGCAGGCTGCTGAGGGGAAGAGCAAAAAAATGGTGTTTGTCACTGAGGTTTAGATATAGAAGTGCAACATTAATGTATTTGTAGTGCTTGCTCAGCAATCTTCACAGGCTTTAATAATATGGATTTTCTCTAACTGATTGGGTTTAGAGCCTCTCTGTGCAATCCTGACTTCAATGCTGTACTTGGAATATAAGAAAGCAAGTTCTGGTTTCATAaagttcctttttttctttattttatgtagatatagtggaagtgttatttacacagCCAAATGTAGAACTAAATCAACAGGTAGGAAGTTTATCCATTCAAACATTTACAGTGCGGTTATTGTTAATTCTTAGTGCAGGCTGATTATTTTTTGCTGTGTTTTAATCCTGTTGCTTTTCCCTGTTACTCCACAGAACAAATTGGGAGACACAGCTTTGCATGCTGCTGCTTGGAAGGGTTATGCAGATATTGTAGAGATGCTACTGGCAAAGGGTAAAGATCTTCACCAAGATTTCAATACTCTGTGTGTGGCAAAGCTGCTTCCTGTGTGTAAATCACTGCTGAGTTTgtaatttgcatattttataaatttgTTTTCTATAATCTGGTCATGGTTCCTAGCTATACCAGCATATCTTTGTAAACCATGCAAACCCTggaagttgtctgtgcaacaGGCTGACCTGTCCAGGGTAAAATTTCACCCTGCTGTGGAAGACAAAAATAGGTACCAAAACCCAGTTAAGAAGCAAGGGAGCTACACAGCTCCTAAGTAGGAGCCAGATCCTAAGCCCACTGGGTATGTTTCTATTGACTTTGGATAAATCCCTAGATGAGTTCCCCATTGCCCTTTCCCATCAGTCATGCTTACCAGGCTATTTGTATGAGAAGTGATTTCATTTTACTGAAGGTTTTGCTAGGACAGTATTTTTGAACATAATTGGAATTTCTTTTTGTAAAGGGGCAAGAACAGATTTAAGAAACAATGAGAAGAAATTGGCTCTGGATATGGCTACCAATGCTGCCTGTGCTTCCCTGCTTAAAAAGAAACAAGGGACAGGTATTGTTTGTTTCTCACTTCTTTGTTCAGTTGGGACTACGGGAAGCCTCGCTCTGACAGAGCTAGAGTTCATCAAAGCAATTCCATTTTGAGGAAACTCATCAGAACTCAGCTTCTAAGTCACCAGGAGGCTAGGGAGGTTGAGGAGCATGACTGTCCAGGAGGATCATGGGattggagagggggaaaggagaggactCCTGGTGGAGAGCAAAGGTGGGGGTCTCCTGTGGAAGCAGGGCATTCCTGGAGGATGGAGCATGATGGGAGGGAGAAGCGGGCAAGAAAGGGAGCTGTACTCTatactagtggttctcaaccagggctccGGGGCCCCTTGGCGGGGGCAGCGagctggtttcagggggtccgccaagcatggCTGGCGTTAGACTCGTtagggcccaggacagaaagctgaagccccaccatgcaggactgcagcctgggtccctgagctccagcacctggggctgaagcttgAGCAACTTAGTTTCGCAGTGCCCCCAGGTAATTGCCCTGcttcctaccccttaatgccagccgTAGCTTTTACATGGAGAAAAATAGTGGTTGTGGTataggtgggccatggagtttttataatatgttggggggggcctcagaaagaaaaaggttgagaacccctgctctgtaCTTCATGTGGTTAGCCATATGAAATGTTCTCATGCCTATTTCTCCCCCCATAGCTTATCCCAGAAGCAGAAACCACTCTTTTCTCTGTCACAACCGCAGCCTCCTGCTGGTTTGAGAAAGGGAGTTGTGCTCTATTGTTTGTCAGAATATAATCTTCCCACAACCCACCCATGTCCCCACTCCCCTGAcatattaactttttaaacacagatatatattcacatacacacacacactgatacaGGGCAGTTTTAAAAAGCTTAGTTGGTTGTTCAGGATCAGGGAGGAGATAGGTGGATTGTGGGAGGAAGTAGAAGTGAGATGGGGAACCTATATGGAGTGTAGATGGGATGGAGAATGAGTTGAAAAGGAAATAGGACGAAGTATCTCTCAGCAATGCAGTCTAACAATCTTAATTCAAAGTTAGCAACAATTTTGTTTGGGGGATAGTTTTATGGAAGCTTAACTAGGCAAGAAAGAGCTATTACAACCATCCTTAAATAATGTTAGTGAAACATCTGACAACTCCTTAACTTTGAGTATTTTATGTAAGTTAGGGGGGTGGTAGCATAATACTCAATTTCCTGCAACATCAGAATCTCTCTTGTTTGTCAACTTGGGGTCAGAAAGAAACAGCTGTAACAGGAGCCACATAGTTTTTTCCTCAGTTCCTATACATTTTTCTAATGTGAATTAATCTCCATTAGAAGTATTTTTTAATCTTCCTCTTTCAGAATTCTGGGATTCAAGCCATCTGCTACTGAATCCTTTTCTGTTCTAATGTCCCTATTAGTTACATTGCTTTTTCATTTTCCATCTTCAGAAAGGTAATCTTTATTTCTGGAATATTTCCTTCATTCTTTCTAGACAACTGAGAAACAAAAATCACGTAGTTTTTTCCTCAATATCCACCTAATCTATCACCAAGTTACCTTTACTCACAAAATGTAATTTGTAATATTGTTTGCAGTTTTCATTTCAACATCAGTCTTTAACTTCTTGCTCACTTCTCTCCTTTAAATTGATCTTCCATAATCTTCCCTCTTGTCAATAGGGTCACAGCTACATGTGTGCTTTTCTTTTTCCCTGAATTTCTCTGATCATTCATATTTGATTCTCTTCTTCCTCTCATATTATGTTTGTTTCTCAAATGCATATGCATCTATTGAACTCCTTGCAATTTACATTTCAGTACTTCCTATgtactcttttaggactcttccTGTTCCTAGTATCAAATTATCCAAGTTTAGTTCTGCTTTCAGTATGTTCCCTATAGCATGAATTTGGCATATTTATAGCTTCTGTGGTCTGCTTTACCTcattttgcaatattttaattTGTGCAGGTTTTTAATAATGCATTTGTACTTAATGGCACTGCATTCGATTGGTTTATTCTTTCCATAaaccttatttttaaagcattaggAACCCTCTTCATTTGTTTACTTTTCAGACGCTACTGTAGTAATGTCATATCATAACAGTTGTGTTTAAAAGTTTGGAGGATTAGGGGAGAAGAGTACTCAATATAAGAATATTTGAGAAATTCTGATGTTTGGAAAGTGTGATGCACTCCATAATAGTCAACTCAAGACATGATCTCTTCCCCAGAAAGTTTATACTATAATTCAGGCAAGCAAATACAGTTAGGGGATAAGTATTCAAATATAAGATTGCAAAGGGATATTAGAGATCCTTCATTGGAAGGCTGTAGAAAAGATAGATTTAAAGATAAGTGGTTGGCAGAGAGCTGCAGAAAGGAAGAAGATACTGAAGAGGAGGCAATGAAGGGaattagaaaaaagaaatggGAAGAAGATAGAAAGGCAAGAAATGTGCTGACCTGAGAATGAGAAGTAGGAGGCTGACCTTGGTACAACCAAGTATTTGGAAGGGCCGTAGCCCATTGATAGATAAAGCTGTGTGGATTTTTGTACTTACAGCTGGGGCTAAACCTTTATTAAGCAAGATGGTGTATATTCCTCACTTTTACCAGCCTAAAACTCTTGAGTATTAAATGGATTttctgagatttttaaaacaagtccATTTGGGCTCCTGCAATTCCCGAGATCAGAGTTTAAAATTGACTCACTTCTCAATTACTCCAAAATGTAAGACATGGGCTGGCTTACTAAGCTGCTTGTTTGAATACTGCATAACTTTTAGAAtttatcaaatatattttattaaccaGTGTAGAACGGATTATGCATCAGTTATTTTTGATGGTGAATGGGTTGTACAACACAACTCTGCAGGATAAGTCACCTTTGAGGAAACAGACAAATCATTGTTGATTAGGACTGCCTTCCATTCCTTCACTGGAAGAGATGTAAATGAGAACCTCCTTGCAGGGCTCATCTCCTGTAGGAGAGGAATTCCTGTCCAACAACAAAAGAATTCCCCTTCTGTGCA
This genomic window from Trachemys scripta elegans isolate TJP31775 chromosome 6, CAS_Tse_1.0, whole genome shotgun sequence contains:
- the OSTF1 gene encoding osteoclast-stimulating factor 1 → MSKPPPKPAKPGQVKVFRALYTFEPRTPDELYFEEGDIIYISDMSDTNWWKGTCKGRTGLIPSNYVAEQAESIDNPLHEAAKRGNLSWLRECLDNQVGVNGLDKAGSTALYWACHGGHKDIVEVLFTQPNVELNQQNKLGDTALHAAAWKGYADIVEMLLAKGARTDLRNNEKKLALDMATNAACASLLKKKQGTDTVRTLSNAEEYLDDEDSD